Proteins from a genomic interval of Synechococcus sp. A15-28:
- a CDS encoding tyrosine-type recombinase/integrase codes for MPKIAERRKVLDGRAEVITYSRDESAWYYREPDGSGGYRQRRLKEALSEADAVAMAMNVWSEMRTTQQLITSGQVQVKPTRRTKKATVDASIDAFLSEERRRVDAEIISKLSLSSKEFKLRHVSAYLKWKGVAYTQEITETTFDDYVLFRKETTKVNQRNETTVITNWLNWCKKQRQIKPDVAALKLVPSVRVRAEDLMANPPISPEDWRKIHTWIREVFIRESDRVNNHRSPYWRRCFYAFVMTGKNSGLRPKELQSLRWSDVDIISMGPRSSSDNREHLVAEISVRKTKTGEPRQVPANCGTQLAEWFQYQKEYAERHFSSSVSKIWNKNAHVFGNFYNECRPFDYTQYSRCWAFAMRNLELQGHWASYKPYTLYSLRSSFVDDKLMQDTPIAVLSMMTGHDPKILMKHYSRLDVLRKSRDLTKLPIGRKKVQKKVIELF; via the coding sequence ATGCCGAAGATTGCAGAGCGCCGAAAGGTCCTTGATGGGAGAGCTGAGGTCATCACCTATTCACGTGATGAATCGGCTTGGTACTACCGAGAACCTGACGGTTCAGGTGGCTATCGACAGAGGCGACTGAAGGAAGCCCTCTCTGAAGCCGACGCCGTTGCGATGGCAATGAACGTCTGGTCTGAGATGAGGACCACTCAGCAGCTCATCACGAGCGGTCAGGTACAGGTCAAGCCAACTCGTCGCACCAAAAAGGCAACCGTTGATGCCTCGATTGATGCCTTCCTGTCAGAGGAGAGGCGGAGAGTTGATGCCGAGATCATTTCCAAGCTTTCTCTCAGTTCCAAGGAGTTCAAGCTCCGACACGTCTCTGCCTACTTGAAGTGGAAGGGCGTGGCCTACACGCAGGAGATCACTGAGACGACCTTTGACGACTACGTGCTGTTCCGCAAGGAGACCACCAAGGTCAATCAGCGGAACGAAACCACGGTCATCACCAACTGGCTCAACTGGTGCAAGAAGCAGCGTCAGATCAAGCCTGATGTCGCAGCCCTCAAACTCGTGCCGTCTGTCCGAGTCAGAGCTGAGGACCTGATGGCAAACCCTCCGATCAGTCCGGAGGATTGGCGCAAGATTCACACCTGGATCAGAGAGGTGTTCATCCGCGAGTCAGATCGCGTCAACAATCACCGATCGCCGTACTGGAGGAGGTGTTTTTATGCGTTCGTGATGACGGGTAAAAACTCTGGGCTGAGACCTAAGGAGTTACAGAGCCTGAGGTGGAGTGACGTGGACATCATCTCTATGGGTCCCCGGAGCAGCTCAGACAATAGGGAGCATCTTGTGGCTGAGATCAGCGTCAGAAAGACCAAGACAGGTGAGCCAAGGCAGGTTCCTGCGAACTGTGGGACTCAACTGGCTGAATGGTTTCAGTACCAGAAGGAGTACGCGGAGCGTCATTTCTCATCTTCGGTTTCAAAGATATGGAACAAGAATGCTCACGTATTTGGAAACTTCTACAACGAGTGTCGTCCGTTTGACTACACCCAGTACAGCCGTTGCTGGGCTTTTGCGATGAGGAACCTAGAGCTGCAAGGACACTGGGCTTCGTACAAGCCATACACACTGTATTCACTCCGGTCATCTTTCGTAGATGACAAGTTGATGCAAGACACTCCGATCGCTGTTCTTTCAATGATGACGGGACACGACCCGAAGATCTTGATGAAGCACTACAGCAGACTTGATGTCCTTAGAAAGAGTAGAGATCTGACGAAGCTCCCGATCGGAAGGAAGAAAGTTCAAAAGAAAGTGATCGAACTGTTTTGA
- a CDS encoding DUF3611 family protein, protein MADRLDFQLLSAGLRRMGWIRFWIQVVLGAVVLGVLLFTAIGGSLTRNADRAVGLGPGISLTTLAFLVLLYSLWQGWLIVRNGRALSSEARPSRGETSRLIKRGLFADLLGLVLASVGYQALVGPLFIQAANQTQGLAVIGRGSAENLPITSLEILSVLSNTQVLFAHLIGLLFSLWLLQRIYRTP, encoded by the coding sequence ATGGCGGATCGCCTCGATTTCCAGTTGTTGTCCGCCGGGCTCCGCCGGATGGGCTGGATCCGCTTCTGGATTCAGGTGGTTCTGGGGGCGGTTGTCCTGGGCGTCCTGCTGTTCACCGCCATCGGTGGCAGCCTCACGCGCAATGCCGATCGCGCTGTTGGTCTCGGTCCTGGAATTTCCCTGACGACCCTGGCTTTCCTGGTGCTGCTCTACAGCCTTTGGCAGGGCTGGTTGATCGTGCGCAATGGCCGGGCCCTGAGCAGTGAGGCCCGCCCCTCACGCGGTGAGACCTCGCGGCTGATCAAACGCGGCTTGTTCGCTGATCTGCTGGGGCTGGTCCTGGCGTCTGTGGGCTACCAGGCCTTGGTTGGTCCGCTGTTCATCCAGGCGGCTAATCAGACGCAGGGTCTGGCTGTGATCGGACGGGGGTCAGCCGAAAACCTGCCGATCACGTCGCTGGAAATCCTCTCGGTGCTGAGCAATACCCAGGTGCTGTTCGCCCACCTGATCGGGCTGCTGTTCTCGCTGTGGCTGCTGCAGCGGATCTATCGCACACCATGA
- a CDS encoding bifunctional riboflavin kinase/FAD synthetase — translation MIPLCSPQDARRPTALALGSFDGLHAGHRRVIAQAIAGAAAVPTVVSFWPHPREVLFGEARLRLDLPSEKLELLQPLGIEQLVLVPFTPELAQLSAEAFVNTVLLDTLKAERITVGANFRFGKNRGGDADLLRQVAAARGVEVLVTEIVEDDDGRMSSSRIRGCLERGDLDTARTLLGRSYRFQGRVVRGRGLGRELGWPTANLQVDGRKFLPALGVYAAWAWVDGNDQPLAAVMNLGPQPTVDPTSPSAVEVHLLDRTIELEGRQLTVEPVKRLRGQQRFSGLEELSAQIGRDADQARSLLSVQTGVG, via the coding sequence TTGATCCCCCTCTGTTCACCACAGGACGCCCGCCGACCGACCGCGCTGGCGCTGGGCAGTTTCGATGGACTGCATGCCGGCCACCGCCGTGTGATCGCCCAGGCCATTGCGGGAGCAGCAGCGGTGCCCACGGTGGTGAGCTTCTGGCCCCATCCGCGGGAGGTGCTCTTCGGTGAAGCCCGGCTGCGGCTTGATCTGCCGAGCGAAAAGCTGGAGCTGCTTCAGCCCCTGGGCATTGAGCAGCTGGTGCTGGTGCCTTTCACCCCTGAACTGGCCCAGCTGAGTGCCGAAGCGTTCGTCAACACCGTGCTGCTCGACACCCTGAAGGCCGAGCGGATCACCGTTGGGGCCAACTTCCGCTTTGGCAAGAACCGCGGCGGTGACGCCGACCTGCTGCGTCAGGTGGCCGCGGCCCGGGGGGTGGAGGTGCTGGTGACGGAGATCGTGGAGGACGACGACGGACGCATGAGCAGCAGCCGCATCCGCGGCTGTCTGGAGAGGGGAGATCTGGACACGGCCCGAACCCTGCTGGGGCGCTCCTACCGCTTCCAGGGACGGGTGGTGCGAGGCCGTGGTCTGGGCCGGGAACTGGGCTGGCCCACCGCCAATCTGCAGGTGGACGGCCGCAAGTTCCTGCCGGCACTGGGGGTCTATGCCGCCTGGGCCTGGGTGGACGGAAACGATCAGCCCCTGGCGGCCGTGATGAATCTTGGTCCGCAACCGACGGTGGATCCCACCTCCCCCTCAGCTGTGGAGGTGCACCTGCTGGACCGCACGATCGAACTGGAGGGCCGTCAGCTGACGGTGGAGCCCGTGAAGCGGCTCCGCGGTCAGCAGCGCTTCAGCGGACTGGAGGAACTCAGCGCTCAGATCGGCCGGGATGCCGACCAGGCCCGGTCGCTGTTGTCGGTTCAGACCGGTGTTGGGTAA
- a CDS encoding thiamine phosphate synthase — MGCESSLDPRVARLIDANLDRAREGLRVVEDWCRFGLERDDLVISLKDWRQRLGKLHREHYKQARSTATDPAAGLDHPAQLDRHSPRQVVEANCGRVQEALRVLEEYARSVDAPLAAEAAAIRYGVYDLEVTCLKATGGNSRRNRLQDCQLCLITAPCPDLIERVTAALRSGVAMVQHRCKSGSDLERLAEAKALAALCQDHGALLIINDRIDLALAVDADGVHLGQDDLPTEVARGLIGPDRLLGRSTHELDQVAEANREDCDYLGLGPVNTTAVKPERPAIGAELVGQALAIAQKPVFAIGGITQANLSQLTAVGCRRVAVIGAIMGSNTPAESSQSLLNSLSRLNH, encoded by the coding sequence ATGGGTTGCGAGTCGTCCCTGGATCCCCGTGTGGCAAGGCTGATCGATGCCAATCTCGATCGGGCCCGCGAAGGGCTGCGGGTCGTGGAGGACTGGTGCCGTTTCGGCCTGGAACGGGATGATCTGGTGATCAGCCTCAAGGATTGGCGGCAGCGTCTCGGCAAGCTGCACCGAGAGCACTACAAGCAGGCCCGCTCCACCGCCACCGACCCCGCGGCTGGACTGGACCATCCGGCCCAGCTTGACCGTCACAGTCCCCGCCAGGTGGTGGAAGCCAACTGCGGCCGGGTGCAGGAGGCCCTGAGGGTGCTGGAGGAGTACGCACGCAGCGTGGATGCTCCTCTGGCCGCTGAGGCCGCCGCCATCCGCTACGGCGTCTACGACCTGGAGGTGACCTGCCTGAAGGCCACGGGTGGGAACAGCCGTCGCAACCGGCTGCAGGACTGCCAGCTGTGCCTGATCACGGCTCCCTGCCCTGATCTGATCGAACGTGTGACGGCAGCCCTGCGCAGTGGTGTGGCCATGGTTCAGCACCGCTGCAAATCAGGAAGCGACCTGGAACGACTGGCGGAAGCCAAAGCCCTGGCGGCCCTCTGCCAGGACCACGGCGCTCTGCTGATCATCAACGACCGCATTGATCTGGCCCTGGCCGTGGATGCCGACGGTGTGCATCTGGGGCAGGACGACCTGCCCACGGAGGTGGCCCGTGGCTTGATCGGACCCGACCGACTTCTTGGACGCAGCACCCATGAGCTGGACCAGGTGGCGGAAGCGAACCGAGAGGACTGCGACTACCTCGGCCTTGGCCCCGTCAACACCACCGCCGTGAAGCCGGAGCGTCCAGCCATCGGTGCTGAGCTGGTGGGTCAGGCGCTGGCCATCGCTCAGAAGCCGGTGTTTGCCATCGGTGGCATCACCCAGGCCAATCTTTCGCAGCTCACGGCAGTGGGATGCCGGCGTGTGGCGGTGATCGGGGCAATCATGGGGTCCAACACCCCAGCAGAGTCCAGCCAAAGCCTGCTGAACAGCCTGTCGCGCCTCAACCACTGA
- the thiS gene encoding sulfur carrier protein ThiS produces the protein MALKLTVNGEVRCLDPEPTPPTLDKVIAALGHNPQLVVTEHNGVIALRGSWATTTVGEGDSLEIVTIVGGGS, from the coding sequence ATGGCCCTGAAGCTCACCGTCAATGGCGAGGTCCGCTGCCTGGACCCTGAGCCGACGCCCCCCACCCTGGACAAGGTGATCGCCGCCCTGGGCCACAACCCGCAGCTGGTGGTGACGGAGCACAACGGTGTGATTGCTCTTCGAGGGAGCTGGGCGACCACAACAGTGGGTGAAGGCGACAGCTTGGAGATCGTCACCATCGTTGGAGGCGGTTCCTAG
- a CDS encoding DUF1517 domain-containing protein, which translates to MAVRNQSWTRRLLAAVLVPLVVFSLGLITPEPADAARGGRMGGGSFRAPSMPRSGGGGYRRGGYGGGYGGGYRGGGFGFPFIIPIFGFGGGGLFGLLILMAVAGVLVNAVRGGGGAPSIGGGSPMPAVPSKVNMIQVQVGMLASAKSLQEDLRRLAASSDTSSSSGLQRLLQESTLALLRQPELWVYANAESGSVPFSSAESTFNRLSMNERSKLDAELTSNVGGQSINSSSANVGEADATNEFIVVTLLVASTAAASLKGASTGEDLRQTLRILGSTASSELMALEVIWQPEGRGDVLSSEELLTAYPNLQHL; encoded by the coding sequence GTGGCCGTTCGGAACCAAAGCTGGACCCGCAGGCTTCTGGCAGCTGTCCTGGTGCCGCTGGTGGTGTTCAGCCTCGGTCTGATCACGCCGGAGCCCGCCGATGCAGCCCGCGGTGGCCGGATGGGCGGCGGCAGTTTCCGCGCCCCATCCATGCCCCGCAGCGGCGGCGGTGGCTACCGACGCGGCGGTTACGGCGGCGGTTACGGCGGTGGTTATCGCGGTGGCGGCTTCGGATTCCCGTTCATCATTCCGATCTTCGGCTTCGGTGGCGGCGGACTGTTCGGCCTGCTGATCCTGATGGCCGTGGCCGGTGTTCTGGTGAATGCCGTCCGCGGTGGGGGTGGTGCCCCTTCCATCGGTGGCGGCTCACCGATGCCGGCGGTGCCCAGCAAGGTCAACATGATTCAGGTGCAGGTGGGGATGCTGGCCAGCGCCAAATCGCTCCAGGAGGATCTGCGCCGGCTGGCGGCCTCCTCAGACACCTCCAGTTCCAGCGGCCTGCAGCGGCTGCTGCAGGAATCCACCCTGGCCTTGCTGCGGCAACCTGAACTGTGGGTCTACGCCAACGCTGAGAGCGGCAGTGTGCCGTTCAGCAGCGCGGAATCCACGTTCAACCGTCTGTCGATGAACGAGCGCAGCAAATTGGATGCTGAGCTCACCAGCAACGTCGGTGGCCAAAGCATCAACAGCTCATCCGCCAATGTGGGTGAGGCCGACGCCACCAATGAATTTATCGTGGTCACCCTGCTTGTGGCGTCCACCGCTGCAGCCAGCCTCAAGGGAGCCAGCACAGGCGAAGACCTGCGCCAGACACTGCGCATCCTCGGCTCAACGGCCTCCTCTGAACTGATGGCCCTCGAGGTGATCTGGCAGCCGGAGGGACGCGGCGATGTTCTCAGTTCCGAGGAACTTCTCACCGCCTACCCGAATCTGCAGCACCTCTGA
- the larB gene encoding nickel pincer cofactor biosynthesis protein LarB, protein MIDARLDLKRRARLGMVEAVWGEHKTAEQIIAILKRFAAGDELGLVTRVAPEKADAVLAALPAVVVHDDARCLTLGELPALPPGPPPVAVLSGGSSDRSVVAEATLALRCHGIAVDPLMDVGVAGLHRLLDQLPRLESAAVLIACAGMEGALPTVLAGLVPQPIIGVPVSVGYGVSAGGRTALDGMLASCAPGLTVVNIDNGYGAAMAALRMLRGR, encoded by the coding sequence ATGATCGACGCCCGTCTGGACCTGAAGCGACGGGCACGGCTCGGCATGGTCGAAGCCGTGTGGGGGGAGCACAAGACCGCTGAGCAGATCATCGCGATCCTGAAACGGTTTGCCGCCGGTGATGAGCTGGGTCTGGTGACCCGGGTGGCACCGGAGAAAGCCGATGCAGTGCTAGCAGCCCTGCCTGCTGTGGTGGTTCATGACGATGCCCGTTGTCTGACCCTTGGGGAACTGCCTGCCTTGCCACCGGGACCGCCGCCGGTGGCGGTGCTCAGCGGTGGCAGCAGCGACCGCAGCGTCGTGGCTGAGGCGACCCTTGCCCTGCGCTGCCATGGCATTGCGGTGGATCCGTTGATGGACGTGGGGGTGGCCGGTCTGCACCGATTGCTGGATCAGCTCCCCAGGTTGGAGTCCGCCGCTGTCTTGATTGCCTGCGCCGGCATGGAAGGGGCCCTGCCGACGGTGCTGGCTGGCCTCGTGCCTCAGCCGATCATCGGTGTGCCGGTGTCGGTGGGTTACGGCGTCAGCGCTGGTGGAAGAACCGCCCTCGATGGGATGCTGGCCAGTTGCGCACCGGGATTGACCGTGGTCAATATCGACAACGGTTACGGAGCCGCCATGGCGGCGTTGCGGATGCTGAGGGGGCGTTGA
- a CDS encoding TIGR03792 family protein, with translation MSRAMALLLAMLLSVAAPVMAEQGVIEQLRLAVPASHRELWLQAEASSWQPWLEQQAGFEGRELFWDPEREEGLLLIRWSSREQWKAIPSEEVQRVQEVFEARVNQALNRDPGSAPLFPLLAEGELQAQLLPSQ, from the coding sequence ATGAGTCGCGCCATGGCACTGCTTCTGGCCATGCTGCTCAGCGTTGCAGCACCGGTCATGGCGGAGCAGGGGGTGATTGAGCAGCTGCGACTGGCGGTGCCGGCATCCCATCGTGAGCTTTGGCTGCAGGCCGAGGCCAGCAGCTGGCAGCCCTGGTTGGAGCAGCAGGCGGGATTTGAGGGGCGTGAGCTGTTTTGGGATCCAGAGCGAGAGGAGGGTCTGCTGCTGATCCGCTGGAGCAGCCGTGAGCAGTGGAAGGCGATCCCCTCCGAGGAGGTCCAGCGGGTGCAGGAGGTCTTCGAGGCTCGGGTGAATCAAGCTCTGAATCGGGATCCAGGCTCAGCACCGCTGTTCCCGTTGCTGGCGGAAGGCGAACTGCAGGCCCAGCTGCTGCCGTCCCAATGA
- the trmD gene encoding tRNA (guanosine(37)-N1)-methyltransferase TrmD, protein MASYRLDVVSLAPQAFAPLLELGVIGRAFGNGIAELHLHNPRDFATDRYRKVDDEPYGGGAGMVLKPEPVFAAVESIPRSPRSRVLLMSPQGRPLQQRDLQRWSQEHDQLVLLCGHYEGFDERIRSLADEEVSAGDFVLTGGELPAMTVINGVVRLLPGTVGTAQSLVEESHSTLLLEHPHYTRPAEFQGMAVPEVLRGGNHGAIEAWRQQQREQRTRDRRPDLYARWRMASDDSGAAMTLRIGNGYDIHRLVSGRPLILGGVTLEHPDGLGLDGHSDADVLVHAVMDALLGALSLGDIGKYFPPTDPQWKGANSLQLLEQVVALVSQRGWQVVNVDAVVIAERPKLKPHIEAMRGNIASRIGIAAEAVGVKATTNERLGPEGREEGISCQAVVLLGQP, encoded by the coding sequence ATGGCGTCCTATCGCCTCGATGTGGTGAGCCTGGCGCCGCAGGCCTTTGCCCCGTTGCTCGAGCTGGGGGTGATCGGCCGTGCCTTCGGCAACGGCATCGCTGAGCTGCATCTCCACAATCCCCGCGATTTCGCCACCGACCGCTACCGCAAGGTGGACGATGAGCCCTATGGCGGCGGCGCCGGCATGGTGCTGAAGCCGGAACCGGTGTTCGCCGCGGTGGAGTCGATCCCCCGTAGTCCCCGCAGCCGGGTGCTGCTGATGTCACCGCAGGGGCGACCACTGCAGCAGAGAGACCTGCAGCGCTGGTCCCAGGAGCACGATCAGCTCGTGCTGCTCTGCGGCCATTACGAAGGGTTTGATGAACGCATCCGCAGCCTTGCCGATGAGGAGGTGTCCGCCGGTGATTTCGTGCTCACCGGTGGTGAGCTGCCGGCGATGACCGTGATCAATGGGGTGGTGCGGCTGTTGCCGGGCACCGTGGGAACGGCCCAGTCACTGGTGGAGGAAAGCCACAGCACGCTGCTGCTGGAGCATCCCCACTACACCCGACCGGCGGAGTTCCAGGGCATGGCGGTGCCGGAGGTGCTGCGGGGCGGAAACCATGGCGCCATCGAGGCCTGGCGGCAGCAGCAGCGGGAGCAACGCACGCGGGATCGTCGACCGGATCTCTACGCACGCTGGAGAATGGCGAGCGATGACTCCGGAGCGGCCATGACATTGCGGATCGGCAATGGCTATGACATTCATCGGTTGGTGTCGGGCCGACCGCTGATTCTCGGTGGTGTGACCCTGGAGCATCCCGATGGCCTGGGCCTCGACGGCCACAGCGACGCCGATGTGCTGGTGCATGCGGTGATGGATGCCCTGCTCGGTGCCCTGTCGCTCGGGGACATCGGCAAGTATTTCCCGCCCACGGATCCGCAATGGAAGGGGGCCAACAGCCTTCAGCTGCTGGAGCAGGTGGTGGCCCTGGTGAGTCAACGGGGTTGGCAGGTGGTGAACGTCGATGCGGTGGTGATCGCCGAGCGGCCCAAGCTGAAGCCCCACATCGAAGCGATGCGCGGCAACATCGCATCCCGCATCGGCATTGCCGCCGAGGCCGTCGGTGTGAAGGCCACCACCAACGAACGGCTGGGACCGGAGGGACGGGAGGAAGGCATCAGTTGTCAGGCCGTTGTGCTGCTGGGCCAGCCATGA
- a CDS encoding phycobiliprotein lyase produces the protein MSDQPFPPADAAAFIGLCAGEWMSLRSSFELSSGGDDDWHSSERGELVVRCGAPADEVEGELVVTAPGGATTTLRFQRDGALAINGASAGQWRFWPDGSMELNLSQPDGTSVQERIWFTRANLRLRSTTATDQEGTPLQGSFCTDIRRVSKPAA, from the coding sequence ATGAGCGACCAACCCTTCCCGCCGGCTGATGCCGCAGCGTTTATCGGTCTCTGTGCCGGCGAGTGGATGAGCCTGCGCAGCAGCTTTGAGCTCTCCAGCGGCGGCGATGACGACTGGCACAGCAGCGAACGCGGGGAGCTGGTGGTGCGCTGCGGTGCACCTGCAGATGAGGTGGAGGGAGAGCTGGTGGTGACCGCACCGGGGGGAGCGACCACCACCCTGCGGTTTCAGCGGGATGGTGCTTTGGCCATCAACGGAGCATCGGCCGGGCAGTGGCGCTTCTGGCCTGACGGCAGCATGGAGTTGAACCTGTCGCAGCCTGATGGAACGTCGGTGCAGGAGCGGATTTGGTTCACCCGCGCCAACCTGCGGTTGCGCAGCACCACGGCGACGGATCAGGAGGGAACACCGCTGCAGGGCAGTTTCTGCACGGACATCCGCCGGGTGTCCAAACCTGCCGCCTGA
- a CDS encoding phytanoyl-CoA dioxygenase family protein translates to MLSLLSRTKSFRDPWVGQPALNQRWQLHRRRVQLAEALCRWRRWLRPVQERQLERDGFLVVPDVLPEPAFSSLRDEVEAHLAAANAQHPMAANDKTGFQPKQPFPGGFDRYDGGTLNRFLHIDPARLPHAAALSRDPRLSRWSRHVIGLPMDPRKLDIYLTVHGEESRTPDLQKDLHRDTFFRALKFWLFLRPVTADDGPFEVVPGSHRLSPERLRWEQATANAAIRQQQQPDVSGSFRIPETELASLGLPAPVALPCQANTLVLADVFAFHRRGAALPGRQRLALYGWNRPYPFLPLTW, encoded by the coding sequence ATGCTGTCGCTGCTGAGCCGCACCAAGAGCTTCCGTGACCCATGGGTGGGGCAGCCTGCGCTCAATCAGCGTTGGCAGTTGCATCGCCGTCGCGTGCAGCTGGCGGAAGCGCTCTGCCGCTGGCGGCGCTGGTTGAGACCGGTCCAGGAGCGTCAGCTGGAGCGGGATGGCTTTCTGGTGGTGCCAGACGTTTTGCCCGAACCAGCCTTCAGTTCCTTGCGGGATGAGGTGGAGGCTCATCTGGCCGCCGCGAATGCTCAGCATCCGATGGCCGCCAACGACAAAACAGGATTCCAGCCGAAGCAACCGTTTCCCGGAGGCTTCGATCGCTACGACGGCGGCACCCTCAACCGCTTTCTGCACATTGATCCGGCACGGTTGCCCCATGCGGCGGCGCTGAGCCGCGACCCACGCCTCAGCCGCTGGTCCCGCCATGTGATCGGACTGCCGATGGATCCGCGCAAGCTGGACATTTATCTCACTGTGCATGGCGAGGAGAGCCGCACGCCGGACCTGCAGAAGGACCTGCACCGCGACACGTTCTTTCGGGCGCTCAAGTTCTGGCTGTTTCTGCGGCCGGTCACGGCGGACGATGGCCCGTTTGAAGTGGTTCCCGGCAGCCATCGGCTCAGCCCAGAACGGCTGCGCTGGGAACAGGCCACCGCCAATGCCGCGATCCGTCAGCAGCAGCAGCCGGATGTTTCCGGCTCGTTTCGGATCCCCGAGACGGAGCTGGCATCCCTGGGCCTTCCGGCGCCGGTGGCCTTGCCCTGCCAGGCCAACACCCTGGTGCTGGCGGATGTGTTTGCCTTCCACCGCCGCGGTGCGGCCCTGCCGGGACGCCAGCGTCTGGCCCTGTACGGCTGGAACCGTCCCTATCCGTTTCTGCCACTCACCTGGTGA
- the era gene encoding GTPase Era, giving the protein MLSTPSSEDHRSGFIALIGRPNVGKSTLVNQLVGEKVAITSPVAQTTRNRLRAILTTEDAQMVLVDTPGIHKPHHLLGERLVQSARSAIGEVDLVVLLLEGCERPGRGDAFIVNLLRQQPLPVLVALNKWDKVPEERQEESASAYSALLSETAWPVHRCSALAGDGCTALTQAMADQLPRGPQLYPPEMVSDQPERVLMGELIREQVLLHTREEIPHSVAVTIDRVEELPATGKGGGRTAVLATVLVERKSQKGILIGKGGAMLKTIGQGARLQMQTLIDGPVYLELFVKVVPDWRSKPARLAELGYGGDA; this is encoded by the coding sequence ATGCTTTCCACTCCGTCGTCGGAGGACCACCGCTCCGGCTTCATCGCACTGATCGGCAGGCCCAACGTGGGCAAATCCACCCTGGTGAACCAGCTGGTGGGGGAGAAGGTGGCCATCACCTCGCCCGTGGCCCAGACCACCCGCAACCGGTTGCGCGCCATCCTCACCACAGAGGACGCCCAGATGGTCCTGGTGGACACCCCTGGCATCCATAAGCCCCATCACCTGCTGGGGGAGCGGTTGGTGCAGAGCGCCCGCAGCGCCATCGGCGAAGTGGATCTTGTGGTGCTGCTGCTGGAGGGCTGTGAGCGCCCCGGCCGTGGCGACGCATTCATCGTCAATCTGCTGCGGCAACAACCGTTGCCGGTGTTGGTGGCGTTGAACAAATGGGACAAGGTGCCGGAGGAGCGGCAAGAGGAGTCGGCGTCGGCCTACAGCGCGTTGCTGAGCGAAACGGCTTGGCCGGTTCACCGCTGCAGTGCCCTGGCCGGCGACGGGTGCACTGCGCTCACGCAGGCCATGGCGGACCAGTTGCCCCGGGGTCCGCAGCTCTATCCCCCGGAGATGGTCTCTGACCAACCGGAGCGGGTGTTGATGGGTGAGCTGATCCGAGAGCAGGTGTTGCTGCACACCCGCGAGGAGATCCCCCACAGCGTTGCGGTGACGATCGATCGCGTGGAGGAGCTGCCAGCGACCGGCAAGGGCGGCGGGCGCACGGCTGTGCTTGCGACTGTGCTGGTGGAGCGCAAAAGCCAGAAGGGGATTCTCATCGGCAAGGGCGGCGCCATGCTCAAGACGATCGGCCAGGGCGCCCGGCTGCAGATGCAGACCCTGATCGATGGGCCGGTGTATCTGGAGCTGTTCGTGAAGGTGGTGCCGGACTGGCGCAGCAAACCGGCCCGGCTTGCTGAGCTGGGCTACGGGGGCGACGCCTGA
- the budA gene encoding acetolactate decarboxylase, producing the protein MIRKALADYLDLEHHTLWQLSTSTAVVEGVFGDALHVRDLADHGDFGIGTFEQLDGEGILLDGVCWQACADGRLREAPPEEGIPFWIATHFESEQRVQLGPVSSFEQLGALLDPHRPGANLFVALRIRGMFEELLVRSVSRVEAGATLLDATRSQTTFSHQAISGTLVGFWSPTHASSLNIPGYHLHFLSDDHRHGGHLLDLKAASLDVDFDFQSNLRLALPETREFLTADLTADPTAALEEAETNQGQ; encoded by the coding sequence GTGATCCGAAAGGCTCTGGCGGATTATCTGGATCTGGAGCATCACACCCTCTGGCAACTATCCACCTCCACTGCGGTGGTGGAAGGGGTGTTCGGCGATGCGCTGCATGTGCGCGACCTGGCCGATCACGGCGACTTTGGAATCGGGACCTTCGAGCAGCTCGACGGTGAAGGGATTCTTCTCGATGGCGTCTGCTGGCAGGCCTGTGCTGATGGTCGTCTTCGTGAGGCGCCTCCGGAGGAGGGCATTCCGTTCTGGATCGCCACACATTTCGAAAGCGAGCAGCGAGTGCAGCTCGGTCCGGTGAGCAGCTTTGAGCAGCTCGGGGCGTTGCTGGATCCCCATCGCCCGGGCGCGAATCTTTTTGTGGCGCTGCGCATCCGAGGCATGTTCGAGGAACTGCTCGTCCGCTCGGTGTCCCGTGTGGAGGCGGGCGCAACCCTTCTGGATGCCACCCGGTCACAGACCACATTCTCTCACCAGGCCATCAGCGGCACGTTGGTGGGGTTCTGGAGTCCAACCCATGCCAGCAGCCTCAACATCCCCGGATATCACCTGCACTTCCTGTCGGACGACCATCGGCATGGTGGTCATCTTCTCGATCTGAAAGCCGCATCCCTCGATGTCGACTTTGACTTTCAGTCGAATCTGCGACTGGCGCTGCCGGAGACGCGCGAATTCCTGACGGCTGATCTCACAGCTGATCCCACTGCAGCCCTGGAGGAGGCGGAAACGAATCAGGGGCAGTGA